Within Nycticebus coucang isolate mNycCou1 chromosome 16, mNycCou1.pri, whole genome shotgun sequence, the genomic segment tttttcagagtctcaagctgttgccctgggtagagtgctgtagcatcacagctcacagcaaccacaaactcctgggctcaagtgattctcctgcctccacctcccaagtagctgggactacaggtgcccgccacaacgcctggccatttttcggttgcagccgtcattattgtttggtgggcccaagctgaattcgaacccaccagctcaggtgtatatggctggtgccttagctgcttgagccataggagctGAGCCTGGGGAATCGTCTTTCAAAGTAGCTCACTCACTCAGCTGTCACATTGGTGCTGGTTGTTGGCATCAGCTGACTTTTCCAGTTGGTGCAGTGTCTTCCTGTCATGGTGGCTATCTCCCCCAGAATTAACATTCAACCATGTAGCAGTAGAGCAATGGCAACATCTCATCACTCAGCCTAATATACCAAATTGGGTTTATATTTCAACATTTAAATGAACcaaagtatatttatttacatttgctTTTTTGCAGTGATATTAATAACCATTTTTGATTGTGTGGGAAGCTTCTAGGCATCAGGAGTTACAGTCTTCTCAAACAATATTGTTGCTTTGGTAATGCATAGAAAGGTTTGTTTAGTTTGAAACACTGGTCTTTCATTGACCATTTTGGTCTATATTAAGTTCTCCAGTTGTCACGATTTTGAAGTTTAAATTTTTGTATAACAAGTAAAACAGGAAGAGaattaattaaaacaatgagatatttctgtaaaaaaatttttgtctATGAATTTATTTGAATGGGCATTTAGGCCCATTATTATCCATAAAACATGGTAGGAGAAAAAAAGtccaaattgattttttttggaAACTCCAATATAtcagggttcttcagagaaacagaaccaatagattttacatatacatatagaaagagatttattatgaaGGACTGGCTCACACAGTTATGAGGCCAACAAGTCCCACCACCTGCcgtctgcaagctggagaaccagaAAAGCTGGCAGTGTAGTTCTAGTCCAGGcctaaaggcctgagaaccaggagagctgGTAGTGTAAGTCCTGGCTGGAGTCCGAAGGACCAAGAACCAGACGTGCTGATGTAGGGAAAGGTGGATGCCTGTTGAAGAAGagtctctgcctttttgttctattttggcCCTCAATGGACTGGATGATGCCTACCCACTCTGGGGAGCAGGGATCTCTTTTACTCAGTCTgttgattcaaatgttaatctctcCCAGAAACACTTACcccaaaataatgttttaccagctgtCTGGGCATTCCTTATTTCTGTGAAATTAATGCATAAAATTAACCTCTCAACATTCATCTGAAGCATCTTTTAAGCAATTTTGGTTTCTGAGCCTTGTATATTCCACAGATGTATCAAGGGagttgtttcctttttatatatttataaaacttgCCAAAAAGTTAGGGGGAGGGAGAAGCAACGGAAGTTTTGGGGAAATACATTTGTGAGAAACAAGGAAATATAGTAACTTGTTGCTTAACATCAGGGAtacgttctgagaaatgtgttaggtgattttgtcctTATGTTAACATCACAGAGTCTAATTACACAACTTGAATGATATAGCCTACTATACACGTAGCCTATATGGTGTAGTCTAATGCTGCTAGGCTACAAACCTTTTCagagcatattttcttttttattgttggggattcattgagggtacaataagccaggttacattgattgcaattgttaggcaaagtccctctttcaGAGCATATTTTCATAATGAATACTGTCCAGAGGTGTTcaaccttctttttgtttttgccgCACATAAGAAGAATCAGTTATCTTGAaccacacattaaaaacaatagacactaacaaaagctgataagcaaaaaaaaagaccatgaataatttttgcaatatttgaTATCACACATAAGTAAAACAGGGCCTTAAATAATCTGCCCTGGGCcacaggttgaacacccctgtGTGTAGGCAGTTGTACCATGATGGTAagtgtgtttgtgtatctaaacatatctgaacacaaggccaggcacagtggcgcatgcctgtaatcctagcactttgggaggccgaggtgggtgtattgcctgagttcaggagtttgagaccagcctgaccaagagcaagactttgtctctaaaaaaaaagtagccgggcgttgtggcaggtgcctgtagtccctgctacttgggaggctgaggcaagaggatcctttgagtccaagggtttgcggttattgtgagctatgatgtcatggcattctactgagggcgataaagtgagactctgtctccaaaaaacaaacaaactgaacacagaaaagtaaaaatatgggAGTATCAACAAAAAGGAAGCcatactttataaaataatttaaagaggtttattctgaaccaAATTTGAGAACTGTGACCTGTAGCTACATACATGAAGCATTGAGCAAGGGACTACAAGCTCTTATATGACCTTAATTCCTTGTTCATGCTATTCCCTTTCTCTGTAAATGCTGTGGGCTGAAATCACACCCATCCCTTGGGACCTATCTCAAGAGTCACCTCTCCTGCAAACATTTTCCTCCTGACCTCCTTTTCCCCTTATCAAACATAGGTTCTCTTTAAAGTATGTTGCACTGAACTTTGTATCCCTGGTgatatttaatcatatttttttaatatagcaCATGTGTACTTATcttatcacttattttttttttttttaaatagagacagagactcactttgtcacccttagtagagtgctttgccatcacagctcacagcaacctccaactcctgggcttaggcgattctcttgcctcagcctcccgagtagctgggactacaggcgccctcctgccacaacgctcggctatttttattgttgttgttgcctgtTGGCTGGAGCAGGTTCGAACACGCCACTCTTGGTGTtgggggcgggcgccctacccctgagccacaggcaccgcccatcactTACCATTTCTACAAGTTATAAACGGCTTAATGTAATTCATCGTTTCCTCCTGCaaacttttacctttttttaattttttggctaGTTGGACTTCAATAAATAGTGTAAATCTATTGGGAAAAATATTCAAGATGGGAAAGGTCAAAATTCCTGTGTTTATCAGACACAGTGTAAAGCAATGCAGAatgaaaattacatatatatgtgtatgtatgtatgtgtgtgtatatatatatatataaaatgcagaCACATCCTGTGTATATATTTTGCAAAGATGGCTTTTTCTAGTACTGAAGGATTCAGAAGCGTAGGCATAATTTTTTATCTCAGGGCTGCGCCTAAAAAATGATCAGTCCTGGCCCAGACCATAATTGAAGGCACAAAAGTGCCTCAGCATCTCTTTCAACTTGGGACCTCGCCCAAAGTGCGCTGGCAAACCCTTCCCAAGTTTTAAGGAGGCAGCGTGCTCTGAGGCACTTGAGGGCACCGGCCCTTAGGAACCTTCCCGAGACGCCTTAACTCCGGCTTTTCCAGCTCGCCGCGCCAGGGCAGGACGCGGGTGCAGGGCGCGCACCTGCCAGGACTCCCCACTCTCGGGAACCCGGCCGACCGGTCCGCGCCGCCGCCCCCCGCAGCCCACGCCCCGGCGCCGCGCGCCCTGGTCCCAGGCCCGGGCCCCGCCGCGGCTCGCCGAGGGCAGGCCCGGCTCGGGCGTCTCTTGGCGGGCGGCCGCGGCGAAGGTCGGGTCCGGGAAGCCGGACACTGGCGGCCGGGGTCGGTCGGGATTTCCAGGCGCAGGGCAGGAAAACAACCGGTCGGTCTGGGCGGAGCCGGGCGGGCGGGGCGCGGGCGGAGGGCACATTGCTTCATCCTGTACAGTTTACTGGAAACCGGGCGCATCCGGAGGAGGGGCCGGGAGGCGGCCGGGGCACCGCCAATGGCAAGGCCTGGCGCGGGGGCGGTGGGGAGGCCGGCGGGCGCCACGGCCGGCTAAAAACCGGGGCGGCCCGGCCGCGCCCGTCACTAGGTCCCCGGCACGCCACCGCCACGGTGGGAGGCAGCTGCGCGAAGCGAACCAGGGGCGCCGGTGTCTGGGGGTCGCCGAGCCCGGGAGCATGATCGTGGACAAGCTGTTGGACGACAGCTGCGGCGGAGACGGGCTGCTAGACGCGACCGGCGACTGCGGCCTCATGACCAGCCCGCTCAACCTGGCGTATTTCTATGGCGCTTCGCCGCCCGCTGCCGCTCCGGGCGCCTGCGACGCCAGCTGCTCGTCGTCGGGTCCCTCCGCGCCGGGCTCGCCCGGCTCCGGCTCCGACTCCTCCGACTTCTCCGCCTCTTCCGTGTCCTCCTGCGGGGCCGTCGAGTCCCGGCCCAGAGGCGGCGCCCGCGCCGAGCGCCTGCAAGGTAGCCACGGGCCCGCACCCCTGCGCACTCGGGCTCCCGGCTGGGAAGACCCGAGGCGAGGTTGTCCCTGCGCCGTCCTTAGCGGCAGGACATAAACACATTAGCTATCATTTAATGAGCGACTACTGAATGCTTTGCCCTGGGCCGGGCGCCTGACACAACCAGATGCCCTGGACAGGCTGTGAAATCCCGGCTCCATCCAGCTAGCTCCCAGCCTCTGAAACACCACCCAGCAGAGCGCTGACTTGAGGGCCCGGGATGAGTGAAGTTAGGCATCTCTCTAagcctcccctttctttctttactaaaaaCGCAGCTTTATCGAGTTATAATTAAGATACAACGAGGAGATTTGGGGTCTGGGTATAATTTTCTTCTTGCGGCGGTTAGTGAAAAGCGGTAGCAGAGCATAAGGGTTTGGGAACTGTGTTTGACGTCATGACTTAGGTTTTCTTAAGTATTTGTGAAAATTGTAAGTAAAAGGATTTTCCATTAAAGAAAATTCTGTTAACTAGATGTAAGGTAAAGCTGGACTGAAAACCAATTCATGTTCTTAGTTTTGGATGCTGGTGAGTTTCAGAAGTCTGCCACAATTTCTTGATCTTTTGTTATGTGTGCTTTAGAAGGGATGGTTAAGTCATTATCTAGCAAAGAAAGGCATCACGTTTGCCTTCTTCGGTTGTGAATTggttggtttcatttttttttttttttaatgaaccgAGTTGCATAGTTTGGTGGAAAACAGGATGCCCTGGTGGGTAGATGAAAGAACGCCTGATCTCAAATGTTGGACTGTCCAATAAGTATGATTTTAAAGCACATCTCCTTCCGGTGTTCCCCACGGCCAGCCACTGCTGTTTGAgctgtcttttattttaaaaagtgattttttcattttcattttaagtcatttaaaaattttaagaagtgcTTTAATTCACTGTGTCAAGAGTGTAGCAAATtcaaaatgtgtgtgtttttaggGCCTGTTCTCTGGCATTTGGCCGTCATCTGACTGAAACTGGTTGGCGAGTTCCTTGGTTTACCACAGAGCCATAGGGGATTTCTGAAACTGCATTTTTTTTGTGATGTTGAATTATTATCCTCTCTCATTCCAGGGAAGTGCTGTGTTAGATTCTGGCAATTCTGGTATTTGTGGAAATTTCTAAACTTAAGGAATTGTTTTATTCACCCCATAATTGAACCTTTTGTGTCATGTATTGATTACATGTATTTGTTCAAATTATGCAGTTTCTCGTCCCATCTTCTTACTTTTTTCTACACTCGATGGAGTGGCCAAGTTATTAATTTCCTGACTGTTTGGGTGTTTTAGTTCAACTCAGATTCCAAGAGGCTGTGGCATAGTAGTGGTCAGAAGCAGAATACTGTTTGTATGTACTACATTTTAAAGTGTACTTTCAAGTTTAAATGTGAAACGAGTACATTTCCTTTTTACTTAGAAGGCCTGTGTAAGCAATTCCAAAAACAGCCAGTGAGAGGAAATCCTGTGTGCGTATGTGGAAATTTGTTTAATTAAGTTCAGCAAATGTAAGCTTTCTTGGCACAGTTGAATtgggagaaataataataaataaactgaagATGTTAATTGTTAGATTTTGGTACATTGAGATCTTTGGAGGACGTTGCTTTGTGCCTTCTTAGGTAAGTGGAAGTAATAGACTTTAAAATTTCTATGTGCACATAAAACCTTTGgcttaaaaagctaaaaatgcATCATTTATCTCCTGATTCTCCAAAgttttccaaagtcaagaaaatttAGATCTGTGAGATTTAGGTGGCAGATTGGTGATCCTGTCTCATGAGGGCTGAGAGACAGAGAGGCTTAATCTGGGTTTATCTATTGGCTCTGGGGATCTCTGACCACATTTTCATGAAAGTTACAGGCAACATAGAACCCTTCCGTAGAGCTGGGGACACATAGGGCCATTGGCCACAGCTAGCTGGAAAGGCTTTGGGATCTTTTGCTTGGGAACTGTATACGTTAGACATTTTTACTTTTGGCATGATTAAGACTTGTGTCTGTGAAGAGATTTAACTGGggatgtattttgttttcttttgaacagTTGAGCCCCATATGGGGGTTGGCAGGCAACAGAAAGGACCCTTTCAAGGTGTTCGCGTGAAAAATTCAGTGAAGGAACTCCTGTTGCACATCCGAAGTCATAAACAGAAGGCTTCTGGCCAAGCTGTGGATGATTTTAAGGTggcatctattttttgttttgactggggtggggggagaggttAGTCTCTTAGAGTTAATCTCCTGCGCTAGGTCGAGTAAATCACTTACAGTTTTTCATAGATGACAAAGTCCATGGGACAGAAACCATGTTGGTCTTGTTGTCTGCAGTATTCCTGTCACTTAGGCCAGTGCCAGGCATCTAGTAGGGGTGTGAGAGAAACGTGAATAAATGGAGGGAAGTTAggggcaagaaaataaatatggttCATTAGAAATGGCACAGtttgggctgggcgcagtggctcacgcctgtaatcctcgcactctggaaggccaagacaggtggatcacctgagctcacaagtttaagaccagcctgagcaagaccaagaccaagaccctgtctcgaaaaatagctgggtgttgtggtaggcacctgtagtcccagctacttgggaggctgaggcaagaggattgcttgagcccaaaagtttgaggttgctgtgagctatgacggcatggcactctaccaaggggcaacaaagtgagactctgtctcaaaaaaacaaacaaacaaaaaaaatgaaatggcacATTTTGACTAgaaagggaaaagtcaaatggctttattaattttatcttgaACTGGGTTAAGTTGAAAGTGAAAATAGAGAAGTtgcaagataaaatgaaaattgagaCAAAACAAATATTGATAGAATAACCATATGAGAGATTTATGTATGAGCTATAAAAGGGAGTAGATATAAGTCTACTTATTGGTTGTATTAAACAGAAAACTATTTTTTGTATATACTAAATGGAAAACTTTTTCCCTTATAGGCACAAGGTGTGAACATagagcagttcacaggtaagagtTTCTTCTATTCATACGTTTCTGGGGGCTTTAGAGTAAACTAATTTAGTGTGACTGTGGGTAAAATTTATAAGGTAGAATTATCACAGATTCCATATGTTTTTCTTGGGTGCAGAATTAAAGAACACAGTATCATATAGTGGGAAAAGGAAAGGGCCTGATTCATTGCCTGATGGACCAGCTTGCAAGAGGCCAACTCTGCATACTCCATTTTTGGTAAGTATCTCACTGTTTTCCTCTGAATACCCTTTGAAAATTATTCCTGGAATAATTTTAGACGGAATTGAGTGTgcaaattgctttttctttctttctagataCCACCTCAAACACCAACGCCCGGGGAGAGCATGGAAGATATTCTTCACAATGAACCCAAACAGGACAGCAGTGCCAATCTGCTTCAGAACATTATGAACATTAAGAATGAATGCAGCCCAGTTTCCCTGAACACAGTCCAAGTTAGCTGGATGAGCCCTGGGGGTGTTTCTCAGAGCTCCCCCCGAGAGCAGTGTCAGGACTTCCACGGAGGGCAGGTCTTCTCTCCACCTCAGAAATATCAGCCATTCCAAGTCAGTGGCTCCCCACAAGTGATGGACCAGACTTCTGTGTACCAGTGTTCTCCACAGAACCAGAATGTAGAGCCGCAGCAGCACTACTCCCACAACCCCACTCTGGAGTACAGTCCTTATTCCAGAACTTCCCAGTCTCCCAACTATGAACCAATCTTGTTTGATGGTCAATCATCACAGTTTTGCCCAAACCAAAGTTTTGCTTCCCTTCTAAGTAGTCATGGGCAATCTGACAATATTACTAATCCCATCCAGACTTCTTCCAGCATTCAGCAACAAAATGATGCTCATCTACAGAGCTTCAGCATGATGCCCAGCAGTGCCTGTGAGGCCACAGGGGGCCATGATATGGCCTCCACCTCTTTAAATACTTCGCTGCCCTTCCAAAACCTCATTGGAAATACAATGAACACCACACAGTTAGGGAAATCATTTTTTCAGTGGCAAGTAGAACAGGAAGAAAGCAAATTGGCAAATATTTCCCAAGACCAGTTTCTTTCAAAGGATGCCGATGGTGACACGTGAGTATACTTTTATCTCCTATATGCTTAATTTTAGATAAACCACACTTGTTGGGCCTAGTGGGCATGAACTTTTTCTAGAGTGTACCAAGTTATAGCTTACTTAGTGGTTGGCCAGCCAAGGCAACTGGTGTAGGTGGAAATTGCTACTTAGCGATAGTTTGTATTTCAAGAAagggttttttcccctttttcagtttttttttcttttttgctgcaaattacttttctaaattaataaaaatacatgtgtcTTCTTGAATATGTTGAGTTTGGAAGACCAGCATAGACTGTATCTGTAGACCAGAAATGATTATGCCATGATTAGGCTGTGAGTTGATTTGTAGATTGATCCAAAACTGTCCTGACGTCTCCGTGGTCTTGGGCAAATTATTAAACTTCTATATGCCTCAATTTCTTGACAGGTAAAATGGTATTTCCCTTATAAGGCttttatgagaattaaaaataatagatttaaagTGATCAtatggggcttggtgcctgtagctcagtggccggggtgtcagccacatacactggggctggtgggttcaaatccagcctgggcctataTGCTTAATTTTAGATATGCCACACTTGTTGGGCCTAGTGggcaaacaacagtgacaactacaaccaaaaaatagccgggcactgtggcgagcccttgtagtcccagctacttgggaggctgaggcaaaagaatcgcataagcccaagagtttgatgttgctgtgagctgtggtgccacgactctacctagggcgacaaagtgagactctgtctcacacagacacaaaaaaaatgttcaatatggTGCTTGatgttctcatttttcttctgatgTCTGGTAGCCTAACTCAGCTCTTTTGCAAGTAGAATGTATCATctaggagaaaagagaaatgacaaaTGTTCTGTAATGTTTCATTTGTGAAAAGGGGCtaaaggaagaatattttttaaaatgtgaacttAGCGAAATCAGAAATAATTCACCTCTTTTCCTTGCCTTGTTCCCCAGCTTCCTTCACATTGCTGTTGCCCAAGGGAGAAGGGCACTTTCCTATGTTCTTGCAAGAAAGATGAATGCTCTTCACATGCTAGATATTAAAGAGCACAATGGACAGGTGAGGATCTGGACAGAGGCGGTCGGAAATGGCAAAGGTGGGGTCATGGTGAAGTGAATGGTGACGAGTAGATCATCTCAGACCTCAAGATCAAGAGAGTTCAGTTAATATTAACTTTGAGATACTGACTTTTTGCTACCATCAGCCTTGAAGTTTTTAATCTTAACTTTGTAGTTATTTGACCAAAGACTGAGAACAATAAAGCCGCACCCTAAGCTTACTCTGGTTTCCTTGTCTTTACAGTATATGATTGCTTATTATTATAATAGGATTTATTTTCTGTATGTGGGTTTTTTCCTCATAGTTTAGTTTCATATTCTTTGTTATGATAAGgttaaatggtaaaaaaaatattttttttccctgtatgTGTCCACAGAGTGCCTTTCAGGTGGCAGTGGCTGCCAATCAGCATCTCATTGTACAGGATCTGGTGAACCTTGGGGCCCAGGTGAACACCACGGACTGCTGGGGAAGGACACCTCTGCACGTCTGTGCTGAGAAGGGCCACTCCCAGGTGCTTCAGGTGAGAGGCGGCAAACCAGTCTTCTGTCACAGGGCCAAAGAGATAGGGCTTAGATGTTAGAAGTTAGATGTAGGATGTTCTCATATGCTATTACAATTATCTATTGTGCATTAACTTACTTATTTCTGGGGATTCTAATAGTTAAGTATGCATATAGCTTGTATTTTGCTaatagatgatttttaaaattttgcaggCAATTCAGAAGGGAGCAATGAGGAGCAATCAGTTTGTGGATCTTGAGGCAACTAACTATGATGGTAAGCAGCTGAAACATTGTTAGATAAAGAAGTAAGTAGGGAGTGGGGCCTGTGAGTTCTGAGGGTATTAAGTATCCTACTAAGAAGGAAGGTAAAACGTTCTGTAGATACAATTAGGACTGAGAGCCAGTGGAGGGAATATTCAGGTTGCTTTATTGTGGAGCCTGTTTGTAGATAGAGTTAGAGGCCATCTTCAAGGTTTGTAATTATAGAGGGGCCAAAAGACTTAAAGGACTGCTTGACTATtgtgttattaaacctttcttctAGGCCTGACGCCCCTTCATTGTGCAGTTATAGCTCACAATGCTGTGGTGCATGAACTCCAGAGAAATCAACAGCCTCATTCACCGGAAGTTCAGGAGCTTTTACTGAAGAATAAGAGTCTGGTTGATACCATTAAGTGTCTGATTCAAATGGGAGCAGCAGTGGAAGCAAAGGTAAATTCACAGAAAAGGTTTGAGATGGGATAGGAGAGAAAAAGGTTATAGCAGAAGACTGTTCCCATGTATAgattaaaacaagtttttttccttctttttttaaagttaacagAATGAATAGCAATGCATGGATAGTTAAGAAGCTTAGATTTTAGATAGTCACTTCATCGGTTTTCCTTATTTGCTTTTAGTCTATGGGTTATTATCTAAAAGATCACTTAGCTGTGAAATAAGTTAGTATTAgtttgaaatgaaaggaaaatgcttAAAATTGATGTTAttgttttggcttttattttcatacatttgAGAATAAACGTGCATTTTATAAGGTTTTCTTCATTGTAGGAGCTGGACTCATCTCCTGTTTTATAAACTagaagattttattcttttgaaatttaGGCTTTAATGAGTAAGTCCTATATGCAAGGCACTCGGTTTGGTGCTTTGGGAGGAAAAAACCTAAGTCATAAACCTTTTGGGTCCTTGGAAGGCTAACTGTCTAATTGAAGAAGTTACAAATACAGCTAAATTTAACTCCACAGTGTGACCATCAAGCCTGGAAACTCAGACAAATACGTAATAAGTAATTTGTTGATATGATACAGtgcacaataaaaatattatgttctCCTACATTTTATAGCCACTCTCTATATAAGGGTAGAGTATGATAAGAGGTGTGTAGGCAAACtaataagaaattaaagagaaataaaagattcTAGTTAGCTTAGAACCAGGGAAGGCTTTGTGGAGAAGGGAGCATTCAAAGTGAGTCTCTAAGGCTGAGTGAGGCATTTGAGAGTCTGGGTGAAAAGTGTATTCCAAGGCATGGtatctggatttttctttttctttcttcttgccttTGACAAGGATCGTAAAAGTGGCCGCACAGCCCTGCATTTGGCAGCCGAAGAAGCAAATTTGGAACTCATTCGTCTCTTTTTGGAGCTGCCCAGTTGCTTGTCTTTCGTGAATGCAAAGGTACTTTGAGAAAGCTTTTATAGTTGGAATGACCTTTTTTATACCACCttcatgttgttttttttgagcTGCTTTCATGAAAGTTCCCCCTTCCTGATGTTCATTTCATCCCTCTGTCTTCAGGCATACAATGGAAACACTGCCCTCCACGTTGCTGCCAGCCTGCAGTACCGGGTGACACAGTTGGATGCAGTCCGCCTGTTGATGAGGAAGGGAGCAGACCCAAGTACTCGGAACTTGGAGAATGAACAGCCAGTGCATTTGGTTCCTGATGGCCCTGTGGGAGAACAGGTGAGGGTCCCAGGAGGCAGACGAAGTACTTGTAGGCGCTCTCTTCTGATGGGTGAAGGCAGAGGCCATCATGCAGGATGAAGGTGGCTGGTGCTTTTTGTGGGGGCTCCCTTGGTGTCTGGGTCTCACACTAGTTATCATAGCACTTTGTAGCTAATCACTTTGTTGCCGAAGGAAACATAAGAAATTTGAGGGTCTACCTGTGGATCCTAAATGGTCAGTGTTCAAGTAATCTTCTCTTCCATGACTCAAACTTGGGTTTAGAGTAAGTTAGAATGGTTTGACCTTTGGAAGCTGATGAAGGAGGATGTACCAGAGTTCCTGTAGATACCAAGGAGGGAGAGCCATGGTTTTATAAGGTATGAGCCACCAAATACTGTGGCTATTAAATGGGTTCCCATGTGTAAAGTGTTCGGGTTAATCCCAGGCACATAGTAAGCGCTCAGTGAACACTCACTGTTACACTTACTTTTATCTGCTAAGTGACACTGAAcgagaaatgaaaaagttatttatgTAATTTGGAATCCATAGGTACTTTATATGTTAAATAGAATTATGCTTTACTCATTAATATAGTTATATATTGTCACTGAGGATTAAATAGTTTCATGAGAGAACTTTTCTAGTTAATAAGTACTTActcttttaagaaattaaaatgtttttgatgGAAATCTTTTCCTGGAGGTAATGAGGGTGATTTTGGCCATGGGTAggtctttatatattttactaatcacaaaattaaatatataggatccagtttagcttttttttttttaaattctgagccATTATTATGACCATAATGTTACAATAACCCATATTTGTAGAGATTTTTATGATTTAGAAGGACTCTCTTAATGGTTtgtaaagaattttcttttttttttttgagacagagtctcattatgttgccttctgtagagtgctgtggtgtcacagctcacagcaacctcaaactcttgggtgtaagcaattctcttgcctcagcctcccaagtagctgggactacaggtgcccgccacaacgcctggctacttttttgttgtagttgtcattgtttggcaggc encodes:
- the NFKBIZ gene encoding NF-kappa-B inhibitor zeta isoform X1 — encoded protein: MIVDKLLDDSCGGDGLLDATGDCGLMTSPLNLAYFYGASPPAAAPGACDASCSSSGPSAPGSPGSGSDSSDFSASSVSSCGAVESRPRGGARAERLQVEPHMGVGRQQKGPFQGVRVKNSVKELLLHIRSHKQKASGQAVDDFKAQGVNIEQFTELKNTVSYSGKRKGPDSLPDGPACKRPTLHTPFLIPPQTPTPGESMEDILHNEPKQDSSANLLQNIMNIKNECSPVSLNTVQVSWMSPGGVSQSSPREQCQDFHGGQVFSPPQKYQPFQVSGSPQVMDQTSVYQCSPQNQNVEPQQHYSHNPTLEYSPYSRTSQSPNYEPILFDGQSSQFCPNQSFASLLSSHGQSDNITNPIQTSSSIQQQNDAHLQSFSMMPSSACEATGGHDMASTSLNTSLPFQNLIGNTMNTTQLGKSFFQWQVEQEESKLANISQDQFLSKDADGDTFLHIAVAQGRRALSYVLARKMNALHMLDIKEHNGQSAFQVAVAANQHLIVQDLVNLGAQVNTTDCWGRTPLHVCAEKGHSQVLQAIQKGAMRSNQFVDLEATNYDGLTPLHCAVIAHNAVVHELQRNQQPHSPEVQELLLKNKSLVDTIKCLIQMGAAVEAKDRKSGRTALHLAAEEANLELIRLFLELPSCLSFVNAKAYNGNTALHVAASLQYRVTQLDAVRLLMRKGADPSTRNLENEQPVHLVPDGPVGEQIRRILKGKSIQQRAPPY
- the NFKBIZ gene encoding NF-kappa-B inhibitor zeta isoform X2, whose amino-acid sequence is MIVDKLLDDSCGGDGLLDATGDCGLMTSPLNLAYFYGASPPAAAPGACDASCSSSGPSAPGSPGSGSDSSDFSASSVSSCGAVESRPRGGARAERLQVEPHMGVGRQQKGPFQGVRVKNSVKELLLHIRSHKQKASGQAVDDFKAQGVNIEQFTELKNTVSYSGKRKGPDSLPDGPACKRPTLHTPFLIPPQTPTPGESMEDILHNEPKQDSSANLLQNIMNIKNECSPVSLNTVQVSWMSPGGVSQSSPREQCQDFHGGQVFSPPQKYQPFQVSGSPQVMDQTSVYQCSPQNQNVEPQQHYSHNPTLEYSPYSRTSQSPNYEPILFDGQSSQFCPNQSFASLLSSHGQSDNITNPIQTSSSIQQQNDAHLQSFSMMPSSACEATGGHDMASTSLNTSLPFQNLIGNTMNTTQLGKSFFQWQVEQEESKLANISQDQFLSKDADGDTFLHIAVAQGRRALSYVLARKMNALHMLDIKEHNGQSAFQVAVAANQHLIVQDLVNLGAQVNTTDCWGRTPLHVCAEKGHSQVLQAIQKGAMRSNQFVDLEATNYDGLTPLHCAVIAHNAVVHELQRNQQPHSPEVQELLLKNKSLVDTIKCLIQMGAAVEAKDRKSGRTALHLAAEEANLELIRLFLELPSCLSFVNAKAYNGNTALHVAASLQYRVTQLDAVRLLMRKGADPSTRNLENEQPVHLVPDGPVGEQVRVPGGRRSTCRRSLLMGEGRGHHAG